The following are encoded together in the Thunnus maccoyii chromosome 18, fThuMac1.1, whole genome shotgun sequence genome:
- the LOC121884591 gene encoding neurogenic differentiation factor 2-like, translated as MLTRLFSDPSLLPDVQKYSGWAEDSEGEGPRIKDEDHEVTQDDMDSSELRGDSRTHSEHAGEDDEDDEVEEEDDGEDTEGDRPKKRGPKKRKMTQARIERSKMRRTKANARERTRMHDLNSALDNLRKVVPCYSKTQKLSKIETLRLAKNYIWALSEILRSGKRPDLVSYVQTLCKGLSQPTTNLVAGCLQLNSRNFLTEQQCQDGSRYGSGSFSMHSYPYQCARLSSPHCQPGSNSHPLRTHGYCSTYDSLYGGSGSPEYNSPEYEGPLSPPLCINGNFSLKHQGSASPENEKGYHYSMHYSGLPGSRPSGAHNLVFGSSGTRSGIHSENVLPYHDMHLHHERAPVYDELNAFFHN; from the coding sequence ATGTTGACGAGGCTTTTCAGTGACCCCTCGCTGCTTCCCGACGTGCAGAAATACTCCGGCTGGGCGGAGGACAGCGAAGGCGAGGGCCCCCGGATCAAAGATGAGGACCATGAGGTAACCCAGGACGACATGGATTCTTCTGAGCTGAGAGGAGACAGCCGGACGCACTCGGAGCACGCCGGGGAAGACGACGAGGACGacgaggtggaggaggaggacgacggAGAGGATACAGAGGGGGACAGGCCCAAGAAAAGGGGCCCCAAGAAGCGCAAGATGACCCAGGCCCGCATCGAGCGCTCCAAGATGCGGCGGACAAAGGCCAACGCGCGAGAGCGGACCCGCATGCACGACCTGAACTCTGCGCTCGACAATCTGCGTAAAGTGGTGCCATGCTACTCCAAAACGcaaaaactgtccaaaatcGAGACACTGCGGTTGGCCAAAAACTATATCTGGGCCCTGTCGGAGATATTGCGCTCTGGGAAAAGGCCCGACCTTGTGTCCTACGTCCAGACGCTGTGCAAGGGACTCTCCCAGCCCACGACCAACCTGGTGGCGGGATGCCTGCAGCTGAACTCCCGTAACTTCCTAACCGAGCAGCAGTGTCAGGACGGGAGCAGGTACGGGTCCGGCTCCTTCTCCATGCATTCCTACCCGTACCAGTGCGCGCGTCTCTCCAGCCCCCACTGCCAGCCGGGCTCGAACTCGCATCCGCTGAGGACGCACGGCTACTGCTCGACTTACGACTCTCTCTACGGTGGGAGCGGGTCCCCGGAGTATAACAGTCCTGAATACGAGGGGCCCCTCAGCCCGCCCCTGTGCATCAATGGCAACTTTTCCCTGAAGCACCAAGGCTCTGCGTCCCCCGAAAACGAGAAGGGGTACCACTACTCTATGCATTACTCCGGCCTGCCTGGCTCCAGACCCAGCGGTGCCCACAACCTGGTGTTTGGCTCCTCGGGGACCCGGAGCGGCATTCACTCTGAAAACGTCCTGCCTTACCACGACATGCACTTACACCACGAACGGGCCCCCGTGTATGACGAACTGAACGCGTTTtttcacaattaa
- the ppp1r1b gene encoding protein phosphatase 1 regulatory subunit 1B, with protein sequence MEPSVSTEVEGECKERKKIQFAVPASAPTNLDPRQVEMIRRRRPTPATLFRVADQTSPEDDQSTHQWVVGENGVLKPKRVNPNVYQPPSLKAVQKMAEAHMQNLGVYPPLEDPCEGEEDEDHSQGEEGEDTSPTKAADHHETATTDQSDKLSSVRETAKQIQAAQEEEEEEEEEEGEDKIQETTEENNRGSN encoded by the exons ATGGAGCCCTCCGTGTCGACCGAGGTCGAGGGGGAGTgcaaggagaggaagaagatcCAATTTGCTGTTCCGGCCTCCGCGCCCACCAACCTGGACCCTCGGCAAGTGGAGATG ATCCGGCGCAGGAGGCCCACACCTGCTACGCTGTTTAGAGTAGCTGACCAAACATCTCCTGAAGATGATCAGTCAACCCATCAG TGGGTTGTAGGAGAGAACGGAGTGCTCAAACCAAAACGTGTCAACCCAAACGTGTACCAGCCTCCATCACTCAAAG ctgtgcaGAAGATGGCTGAAGCACACATGCAGAACCTAGGTGTCTACCCTCCTTTGGAAGACCCTTGTGAaggggaggaggatgaggacCACAGtcagggagaggagggagaggacaCATCTCCCACCAAAGCTGCTG ATCACCACGAGACAGCCACCACCGACCAATCAGACAAGCTTTCCAGCGTGAGGGAGACGGCCAAGCAGATCCAAGCGGcgcaggaggaagaggaggaggaggaggaggaagagggggaggacAAAATCCAGGAAACGACAGAGGAGAACAATCGGGGGAGtaactga